Below is a genomic region from Arcanobacterium haemolyticum DSM 20595.
GAAGATGTAGATGATTGGCATGCCGTAAAGCATCATCTTTTGCATCTTGTATGCCGGGTTGTCTGGATCCTGTGCGGATTCCGGCATGTTCTTGGTCATAATCATCTTCTGGGAGAAGAAGAGCGTGGCCATCATGAGGACGATGAGGATGATTGCGACGATACGCACGTTGGTTGGGAGCGGGAATGTGCCTGCGGTTCCGAGCGACGACGACAACGGCGCACCGAACAACGTTGAATTAGCGATTTCGTGCGCTACGGTTTTGTCTACTGCACCGATGGTGCCCATCTGGCCTTTGGAGATCGGATCCACGGCGTAGAGGAGGCGGAAGAGCGCGAAGAAGATCGGCATCTGAATGAGCAGCGGCAAGCAGGATGCGAATGGAGAGGTACCGCGTTCGCGGTAGAGCGCCATGAGTTCTTCTTGCTGACGCTGCTTCGATACGGCATCGGTGCGGCCTTTGTACTTCTTTTGAAGTTTTTGCACTTCAGGCTGGATTTCCTGCCCCATTCGCATGGCGCGGATCTGCTTGTTGAAGAGCGGGATAATGAGGATTCGGATCACGATTGTGAGACCTACGATGGAGAGCACCCACGCGGCACCGGATCCTGAGCTCAGGCCTAGGGCTGTGAGCACTGAGTGAATGCCGTACATGATCCACGAGATAACCCATTTGATTGGGAAGAGGATAGTATCCACAGTTCTTCTTTCGCTTAGTGGCGGTTGCCAGTGACGTAATCATCGCCGTGGCCTTGTTGGCCTGATGATTCTTGTTTGGCGCGGTGCGCCATAAGTTCGGTGTAGCCGAGGGGTTTGGTTGGCCAGTGGCCAGGTTCGGGTACCCAGTCCACGCCGCCTTTACTCCACGGGTTGCAGCGCAGTAAGCGCCACATAGATAAAATTGTACCTTTTA
It encodes:
- the yidC gene encoding membrane protein insertase YidC encodes the protein MDTILFPIKWVISWIMYGIHSVLTALGLSSGSGAAWVLSIVGLTIVIRILIIPLFNKQIRAMRMGQEIQPEVQKLQKKYKGRTDAVSKQRQQEELMALYRERGTSPFASCLPLLIQMPIFFALFRLLYAVDPISKGQMGTIGAVDKTVAHEIANSTLFGAPLSSSLGTAGTFPLPTNVRIVAIILIVLMMATLFFSQKMIMTKNMPESAQDPDNPAYKMQKMMLYGMPIIYIFTGFAFQVGVLVYWLTSNLWNIGQQYWLITYNPTPGSPAYKKRQEKIRAKRIAAGLPPEEEPAEPAAPRVQPLGKARSKKAGGKKVTEVSSVEENEEETRGLDGLTDAERAQKRYERRMAQRQRSNEKKQARQKKAERNKKNRNF
- the yidD gene encoding membrane protein insertion efficiency factor YidD; this translates as MIAHLLKKAIRWYQRNISAGLPRRCKYQPTCSQYALDSIEVHGAIKGTILSMWRLLRCNPWSKGGVDWVPEPGHWPTKPLGYTELMAHRAKQESSGQQGHGDDYVTGNRH